The sequence GTCAGCGTAGAACGGCGGAGCCTGCCGATTGGCGACTCTCCGCTTCACGCCATATCATCGAGACCGGCCGCATCGAGAACGGACATGACCCAGCATCGCCTCCCGCCTCTCGTCGCCTTCGCCCTGACCGTCCCGATCCTGGCCGGCTGTGCCGGCGACCGGGTGGTGGTCGACGACATCGGCATCCGCTATTCCCGGGCCGAGTTCTCGGCGGCGGCCGACGGCCGCGACCTGCGCACCGTGGTCCAGGGCAATCCCTTCGGCACGCCGGGCTTCGACCAGGCGGTGACCCGGATCATGAACCGCACCTATGTCGGACCGCGCACCAACTTCACCACCAACCCCGGCCCGACGGCCAAGCGCGACTATTTCGTCTCGCTGGTGTTCAACCCGTCCCCGGACGTCACACCCTTCGCGCTGTGCAACAGCGCTCCGATCCCGACCGCAGCGCCGAATCCGGGCCGGATCACCGCCCGCGCCGCCTTCTGCATCACCGGCGGCGAGGCCACGGCCGTCACCGGCTATGTCAACAACGTCACGGGACCGGACGACCCGAATTTCGTCAGCATGATCCAGCACATGATGCTGGCGATGTTCCCGTACTGATCGCGACGCGGCGCCGGCCGGGCCGGCGCCCTCCGCGCAAGCCTGAAGGGGAGAACGCCATGGTCCTGCTCCGATGCGCTCTCGCCGCCGTCGCGGTGCTGGCGCTGGCCGCCTGTTCCGGGCCGCGGATCGTGCGCAGCGATCTCGGCATGATGTATTCGACCGGCGAGCTGTTCGCCGCCGCCGACGGCCGCGACCTGCGCACCGTGGTCCAGGGCAACCCCTTCGGCGCGCCGGGCTTCGACCAGTGGGTGACGGAGATCATGACCGGCACCTATGTCGGGCCCAGGACCCGCTTCACCACCACGCCCGGGCCGACGGAGAACCGCAACTACTTCGTCTCCGTGGTGTTCAACGCCCAGCCCGAGGTCAACCCGTTCGATCTGTGCGACCGCAAGACCTGGACCACGGCGCCGGCCAAGCGGCCGATCGTGGTGCGCGCTGCCTTCTGCATCCTGGGGCGCGAGCAGTCGGCTGTGGCGGGCTATCTCGACCAGGCGACCGGGCCGGACGACCCGCAATTCGTCTCCCTGATCCGCCACCTCACGATCCAGCTCTTCCCCTACGTCTCGCCCCTGCCCTTCGGCCGGCCGGACTTCCCCTAGGCCGGCAAACGCCCAAGCCACGCGGCCAGTGCGGCGTTGACCGCCTCCGGCTGCTCCATGGTCGAGAGGTGGCCGCTGTCCTCGACCACGACGAGATCCGCGCCGGGGATCAGCCCGGCCATCTCCTCTGACACCGGCAGCGGCGTCAGCTCGTCCTGCCGGCCGCACACCACCACGGCCGGGCAGCCGATCCGCGACAGGTCGGGCCGGCTGTCCGGCCGCCCCAGGATCGCGGTCTGCTGCCGCAGGAAGGCGTCGCGGCCGATCCGCGCGGCCATCGCCATCACCCGCCCGGTCAGCACCGGGTCCTCGAGCCGCGAAGGATGCAGCAGCAGCGGCAGCAGCCGCGGCGTCACCCCTTTGAACTTGCCGGTCCGGGCCAGCGCGATCAGGGCGCGCCGGCGGCGGCTCTGCTCCTCCGTATCCGGCCGGGCCGAGGTGTCGATCAGCGCCAGCCCGGCCACGCGTTCCTGCGCCCGGCGCATGATCTCGAGCGCGACATAGCCGCCCATCGACAGCCCGGCCAGGGCGAAGCGCCGCGGCGCTGCGGCCAGGGCGGCCTCGGCCAGCCCGGCCACGGAGTCGGACCCAGCCAGGCTGGCCACCGCCACCGGCCGCTCGGCCGAGAAGGCGTTGAGCTGCGCCGTCCACAGATCGGCGTCGCACAGGAGGCCGGGCAGGAACAGGATCGGCAGGGTCATCGCAGAAAGGCGCTGACTTTGCGGAAATCGTCGGTCGCGGCCTCGCCCAGCCATTCGAAGCAGACCATCTCGGCGGTCACGATCTCGATGCCGCCCTGCACCAGCCGAAGCTCCGCCACCGCCGTGCTGCGCGGCGCCCGCGCCGTGGTGGCATCGATCGCCACCACCGGCCGGAAGCCGGCATCATGCAGGTCGAAGGCGGTCTGCAATACGCAGACATGGCTCTCCAGGCCGCACAGCACGATCGTGCGGCGGCCGATGCCCTCGAGATGGTCCAGCAGCGCCGGCTCCCCGACGGCGGAGAACCGGACCTTCGGCACCACCGGCGCATCCGGCGCCAGCGCCGTGAGATCCGGCAGCGTCGGGCCCAGCCCCTTCGGGTACTGCTCGGCGAACAGCACCGGCACGTCCAGCGCCACCGCGCTGCGGAT comes from Inquilinus sp. Marseille-Q2685 and encodes:
- a CDS encoding alpha/beta fold hydrolase, giving the protein MTLPILFLPGLLCDADLWTAQLNAFSAERPVAVASLAGSDSVAGLAEAALAAAPRRFALAGLSMGGYVALEIMRRAQERVAGLALIDTSARPDTEEQSRRRRALIALARTGKFKGVTPRLLPLLLHPSRLEDPVLTGRVMAMAARIGRDAFLRQQTAILGRPDSRPDLSRIGCPAVVVCGRQDELTPLPVSEEMAGLIPGADLVVVEDSGHLSTMEQPEAVNAALAAWLGRLPA
- a CDS encoding isochorismatase family protein; this translates as MLLDRNDGVLLVVDVQEKLVPAMHDFAAARKGIETLIRSAVALDVPVLFAEQYPKGLGPTLPDLTALAPDAPVVPKVRFSAVGEPALLDHLEGIGRRTIVLCGLESHVCVLQTAFDLHDAGFRPVVAIDATTARAPRSTAVAELRLVQGGIEIVTAEMVCFEWLGEAATDDFRKVSAFLR